The nucleotide window ccccgagccgacaaggtacaaatctgtcgttctgcccctgaacaggcagttaaccctaggcagtcattgaaaataacaatttgttcttaactgacttgcctggttaaataaaggtaaaattaaaattatgGATCTATTGCTAGATACTGTATCACGGATTCAGCTAGCAAAAACATAACACActtgctactgttactgttaaacAGGATGAAAGTACCTCTAAGCACAGGTCTGAGATCTGTTTTCTGTCTAACTACCCTGACCTTCATTAATACGCAGGTTATGACACAGCAGGTCCAGGACCTGACCCCATTGCCCCTATGATTTCAGTAATTGACATGTGCACTACAAACCTTCTCCTCTGACAGCCACTTGTTAGTGAACCAGTTCTTGAAAAGTTGTCTCTTTTCCAACCAGATGGGGCTCTGCTGTAGTAGTTctactgccccctggtgttgctCTCTGGTAAGGGCACCAGCGATGGCCTTCATCATATCAAAGATCCCCTCCTGGTTGGTGATGGCTCGGGACCGGTTGCTTAGCCACTTGGTCCAGGTCCTCTCCCGCAGGTGATCGCTGAAGACTGCCTGAGCACCTGAGATTGGAATGAGAAACAGTCCGTAATTAGCTAATTCTAACCCCCTAATGTTCTAGTATTTAGAGATTGTAACAGATTAAAAATTTTCTTGACCAACAGGTCTTTTCAAAAGAAAATCCTGAAACTCACAGCCAACAGTGCTGAGAGCACATTATGAAGCTAACTTGCTTTTCCCACCTCATAGCTaacattaaaacctcaccactgtTCACCTGTGAATGCTGCCTCCACCGCCTTCATCTCCACAGGGCAGTGTTCAGTGAGGATGTAGGCTGGGCTCCAGCCCCGGTTCCACTGCCTGAACACCCCCAGCGCCTCTCCCAAGGCTTCGGCGCTCCTCGACTGCACGACAAACAGGCCCACCGGCGCCACGCTCACATTGGTGCGCACGCACaggaagaagagtggcagggGGAAGCGCGTCCTCTTATAGGCCGCGTCCAGGAAGCACACCTCCTTGCCATACTGCCTAAGCAGCTGCCGCTGCCAGTCCGTCTGGTAGCAGAGCAACAGGTTCTCGACCTCTGATTGAACCCTAAGCAGGAAGTTGATTCTAGGAGCTTCTGCCTTCCAATTCTCTGCCAAGGTCtaagaggagggggggggttgTTATGATTAATAGCTGAGGTGAAACTTTTGCGTCCTTTCAATTATTTCAGTGCTAACCAAACTCCTTTTTGCGCCAGCGTGAGCTTTATATATGGTTGTGCACCTTGACTTTTGCGATAACATGTCTGTCTTATTCTAAACCACAGCAGTGATATTCCCATGAACTTAAACAACCCCAATGACGTGTCATGGAGTAATATTTATCTGTGCTCCAAGTGTGTAGAAGTTTCAGACTACATACTTTCTAAAAAGCAGTTCTGTCTGGGGAAAGGGCTCAGGGAGAAAGTGTTGGGGTCCGAGAGAATGACACCACTCAACCCAGTTGTTGTTGTAGATTTAAATAATAATGGCCAGCATCTACTGTCAACATgtaaggtggcaggtagcctagcggttaagaacgttgggccagtaatagAAAGGTTGCCGGTTAGAAtcagccgactaggtgaaaaatctgtctgtgccctttgagcaaggcactttaccctaattgctcatgtaagtcactctggatgagaacgtctgctaaattacaaaaatATAGATACAATCGCAATGGAGGCAATGACTATGTATCCAATTCAGTgactgcgtttagacaggcagcccagttctaatcttttttttttactaattggtcatttgaccaatcagatcagttctgaaaaagatctgatgtgtaAAGATCAATTAGTAAACACAACCTTTGTTGGTGGAGAAAGGAGTCTCTGGAAAGACTCCAGGATCTGGGCTGATGACAAACATTTTCAGTGGCTTTCTGCTCTTCCCATGTAAGGATAACGCACCACAAAGATGTTATGAATTTTCATTTTTCTTGAATCCATGGAAAACTCTGCATGTGCGTTCCTGAATTGTATGATAAAGCCTCGTCAAGTCTCTTTCTATCATGCACAGAAACAGGCACTAACACACAATCATCCAAACTGAAAGCTACAGACTGGGATTTGGGAAGCTATTCAATTGTCATTTCAATTCTTGATATTTACCTATTGATTGTAGAAGAATATAATGTATGAATGCCTCATGTGCTCAGCACAACTGTCGGTTTGTCCTTACCCAACATATTCACTTGCTTGATTTTGGGCATCAGGAGACTGAAAGCAATATATACTGAAAGCATGAATGTTAACATGCAGAAtgttttgggactatatcaaaaAGACTAATGAAACAATAGCGAGTAAAATGCCCCTTTAAACAAGTGTTTCAAAGAATGTGGGTGACATGCATACAAACTGTTCATAAATTGCAGTGAAATCATACAGATAAAACCACCAGCCCCAATGGCCTTATCTCAGAAGACAATCCAAATATCTGATGAATAGGTGGGAATGATAGTGCAGCACAGCCTTCTCACCAGCAGGTTGACCAGGTCTATTTTACTGTAGTGTTCTTCCGCGATGACCTGAGCCATGACGGCATGGATGGTTTTCTCTGTGGGGAAGAAGCGCCTCAGCGGCGGCGGGGTCGTGTCTTGGAACAGCTCCGTCCGCACGTACTGGACCATCTGGTTCTTTACCTCCTTCACCTTCCTCACCCCCTGCTGCACCAACGCTCGGATGTAACCTTTGACCCTGTCGTCCATCTGATCTGCACCCTGAGGGAACGAGGAGTGGCTTTTGTTAAGTAGGGAGAAAATACCTCTAACCACTGTTACAGGGTCAGATACTTGTATTCCACAGGGAATTTTAAGAGATCAAGGTTTTATTACATCTGTGTTCCCGAACAGACATACAGATACTAATTATGTAGCCTAAAGAGAGTCCAATGCAATAGATCCCATGGTCATAGTATAGTAATAACATAGTAATACCTTTCCAATAGGATGGCCCTTGTGGTCAGTGACACTGGGTATTTTGAGGAAATACTGTATcttccactgcactgaggctgggTCTGTCTGGAGAGCTTGTTTGATGGAAATAGACATGACCCTCCTCAACCGTGATGTGTCCTTCTCCAACTGATGCAGTATGGagcgagcgcacacacacacacacagatataattATGTATATTAGTCTGATGTGCATTCTAATGTTGACTGTGGTGCACGGTCACTGGAGTTACATAATAAACATAAACACAGTTTCACCCGTACCTTGAATCCAGGGAACTTCACAATACGGCTGATTGTGAACACAGCAGGGCATGCTACTTTCTTGGTTTTCAGCAACAGGTTTCTTTTTTCCTTGCCATCTTTTTCCTGAaatatcaaaatcaaatgttaatTGTCACATGCTTAGTAAACAACTGGTGTAAAAGTGACAtgcttacaggcccttcccaacaacaaaGTAAAATAACAGAAAAACAATAACAAGGAatgaatacacaatgagtaacaataactttgCTATATACACGGTGTACCTGTGTCGATGTGCAAGGGTACGAGgttattgaggtagatatgtacatataggtagaggtaaagtgactagccAACAGGATAGATAAACCGTAGCatcagcgtatgtgatgagtcaaagggtcaatgcagatagtccgggtagctatttgattaactatttagcagtcaaGGCTTGGAGGTAGACGTGGCTCAAGACTTgttgcatcggtaccgcttgccgtgctatagcagagagaacagtctatggcatgggtggctggagtctgatcATTTTTAGGggcttcttctgacaccgcctggtatagaggtcctggatggcaggtagcactgctccagtgatgtactgggccgtacgcacgaCCCTCTGTTGCGCCTTGTGGTCGGATACAAAGTTGATGCCATACCAAGCTGTGATGCATCCAGTCAGGATGCtgtcaatggtgcagctgtagaactttttgaagatTTGAGAAAATGAGTGGTAGGTAAGAATGGAATTGTTGAGATTGGTTGTGAACCTCAACTACCTAGAAGCATTGATGGAaccagggtcgtattcattaggcaccataTGGAAGAAAATGTAATTAAATAGGGAGGGACAACCTTTACTCCAATAAGAAAAGTCCTTTACATTTTCAGTTGCACAATGCTTTTTAACGCTTTTCCTTAGTGCCCTAATTAATTTGTTTCAGGTCtataaagatttagatgcactattgtaaagtggctgttccactggatgtcataaggtgtatgcaccaatttgtaagtcgctctggataagagcgtctgctaaatgacttaaatgtaatgtaaatgtagatgcaAAATACATCCTAGCTACAGATTGTTACACCTGATAATGTGATCTAACCAAATATTTAAGGACCTAGACAGCATTGCCAATATAAGGTTGGAGGAAAATTCTCTGTGCTACACCAAACGGTATCTAACCTGTAACTCCCAGTAATGGATAGCAAAAATATTGTTCATCACATTATCTGGTGTAACAATCTGTAGCTTACATGGAACACTTGAACCATTTCAGAATATCATAGATAGTAGCACCCTTTGATCCTCAAGTTCCTGCCTCTTCTTGAATCCACACTTTGCCCGGCCCCTGTGGCATCCCATCAGTTTGTGACCGATGAACATGAAGGGTACTCTGTCAAAGGGGATACAGGGAGTACCCTTGCCGTACTTCCATTCCCAGTATAACCGGTTCTTGTGGTCCTGTGGTTTCCAACCTGTTTAGCAGAACACATTGAAAGAGCAATGAGTCCAGAGGTGTATTGGTTAGTTTGATTTGCAGCGAAacattttctgttgcaaaacgttttgtcAACGGAAGCCGTTTACTTTCTAGGAACCAAACAAAACTAAAACGGGGAGGGACTTACCTGAATGTGTCCAATAGAAAACTACGTTTTCGTTGCAAAGCGTTTTATGTTTGGAGTAAACTGTTTCCGTTGCAAAATGCAACACAAAAACGTTTGCAATCGAATCCGACTAATGAATACACCAGTAGTTTGTGGAGGTTACATCACTACATAAGATTATTAATCAATCAATGTAGGTAGGTAGCTAAATAGTATGGAACTGCTGAAAGATAGCCATGTTACTCTGGTGATTGTTTGCGCATTCTGCAGCTTGATCAATGCACGTTTCCTACAGGCAACACACTCTTTGGCTAACGTCGAGAGCTAGTTTACCTTGGTCATTGAATCGCTTGTCCACACGGTAAGAAATATATTTCACACAGGTTGACTCTTCCACGTGTGAGATATGCTTATTGACCTCTTCAATTGTTTCAAATACAGCTTCGTCGCTCATTTTTATTTATAATCTGTTACCAATACATATAAACATTCAAAAAATGTCGCTAGCTAAACTAAAGCGGTAATATTTGCGATTATTTAATTGGTTCACGTGCGGATCAATAGACCCGCCTTCTTAAAATGGTGGTTTCTCATTGGTGTAATGCGAGTTCCGTCACTAAAATGGAAACAAACGATTGGCTTCTATTCGAAACCAATCAACCGTTTTCTTACACGTCATTAGATTGCGACTCAATCACGTTGAGGACAACACGCTTGACGGTACCGTATTTTAAATATTTTCGTAGCAATTTTCCTCAATGTTTCAACAGAATACAATCCGGGTTACGAGTCGTATATTTTGGCATACAAGTTATACTTTGTCGAGATCATGGACTCAGTTATCAAGGACAAGACTACTGCACGTACAACCGCTTGCATCAGGGACCAGTCAATGGTCCTCTTCACAGTCAAGACACAGCAGTGGTCCGACTTTGCCAGTAGCTTTCAGTCAGTATCGAAGAGACGTACCTCGACATAAATTCTCTACCACAACACACGTCTGCAGCGA belongs to Oncorhynchus keta strain PuntledgeMale-10-30-2019 chromosome 9, Oket_V2, whole genome shotgun sequence and includes:
- the LOC118387360 gene encoding uncharacterized protein LOC118387360; the protein is MSDEAVFETIEEVNKHISHVEESTCVKYISYRVDKRFNDQGWKPQDHKNRLYWEWKYGKGTPCIPFDRVPFMFIGHKLMGCHRGRAKCGFKKRQELEDQREKDGKEKRNLLLKTKKVACPAVFTISRIVKFPGFKLEKDTSRLRRVMSISIKQALQTDPASVQWKIQYFLKIPSVTDHKGHPIGKGADQMDDRVKGYIRALVQQGVRKVKEVKNQMVQYVRTELFQDTTPPPLRRFFPTEKTIHAVMAQVIAEEHYSKIDLVNLLTLAENWKAEAPRINFLLRVQSEVENLLLCYQTDWQRQLLRQYGKEVCFLDAAYKRTRFPLPLFFLCVRTNVSVAPVGLFVVQSRSAEALGEALGVFRQWNRGWSPAYILTEHCPVEMKAVEAAFTGAQAVFSDHLRERTWTKWLSNRSRAITNQEGIFDMMKAIAGALTREQHQGAVELLQQSPIWLEKRQLFKNWFTNKWLSEEKRWANAVRVDIVNFVSMVNGGLEMQSDFFTHNNMKVHKKDTLSQMLQFLVDDYFPQMHQRYTDLNSQSSGEYNLNPTVPPFLWHRPWSVVALVMDNMSAALQDPDIVVEQASDTADGTFRVKSRAETTAARSYSVSFGSESTWPSCECEVWRDQRLPCEHFCHVFRSEPNWTWEHLCPKYRDHPLLTLHSQTTHTTEEMEEALNGLMHLSPASPVSLQWDGPEETVPLVQTPQLQLHSIQSQWVAPQGLREREELQKEELQRECVVKLKSIMENVSGINDIDHLRELRQKLDVLQAQSEAMLVQKDASVKTVTTPTGKRKRAGMEIIVAMPKRIKVLSRVDVENVQK